One Drosophila willistoni isolate 14030-0811.24 chromosome 2R unlocalized genomic scaffold, UCI_dwil_1.1 Seg167, whole genome shotgun sequence DNA segment encodes these proteins:
- the LOC111519111 gene encoding protease inhibitor-like isoform X1 has product MANLSLSLILFNICLFSNWDLSIGAYDPACCEEHSVGAVESKMSGFLMYTYNSELNTCVEFFFKGSGGNLNQFRNQKECEKLCVTLEDYERNQSSPSSCIN; this is encoded by the exons ATGGCTAATCTGTCTTTGTCTCTTATACTGTTTAATATATGCTTATTCTCTAACTGGGATCTTAGCATAGGCGCTT ATGACCCCGCCTGCTGCGAGGAGCACTCAGTCGGTGCTGTGGAATCAAAAATGTCTGGATTTCTCATGTACACCTATAATTCCGAGTTGAATACTTGCGTGGAGTTCTTCTTTAAAGGATCAGGTGGAAACTTAAATCAATTTCGGAACCAAAAGGAATGCGAAAAGCTCTGTGTGACTTTGGAAGATTATGA AAGAAATCAAAGTTCTCCCTCGAGCTGCATAAATTAA
- the LOC111519111 gene encoding protease inhibitor-like isoform X2: MANLSLSLILFNICLFSNWDLSIGAYDPACCEEHSVGAVESKMSGFLMYTYNSELNTCVEFFFKGSGGNLNQFRNQKECEKLCVTLEDYENQSSPSSCIN; the protein is encoded by the exons ATGGCTAATCTGTCTTTGTCTCTTATACTGTTTAATATATGCTTATTCTCTAACTGGGATCTTAGCATAGGCGCTT ATGACCCCGCCTGCTGCGAGGAGCACTCAGTCGGTGCTGTGGAATCAAAAATGTCTGGATTTCTCATGTACACCTATAATTCCGAGTTGAATACTTGCGTGGAGTTCTTCTTTAAAGGATCAGGTGGAAACTTAAATCAATTTCGGAACCAAAAGGAATGCGAAAAGCTCTGTGTGACTTTGGAAGATTATGA AAATCAAAGTTCTCCCTCGAGCTGCATAAATTAA